CACTGAGGGTGTTGgatatgaattatgaattatgttgagtataactcgagttggggatgcacgacagagggacagtccaatggttagatACCAGAACTTGTCaggttggctttataaccgacagatgagactcatcagccattaggacaggcatacatcatatgcatattatgtGACTTGTTTGGAATTGCCTaattgactgcatattactcgctaattgtctaaatgccacATATTcttcctatttgtatatctccttgtctgatataattgtgtttgcCATATTATATTACTGTTGGCAGTTGAGAGGTCTGAAGGatttggaaagggaagtattagttagactgaagatcTTTAGTCAGTTGCCATTTATGGTTTAGcctgtttataagctttgaattatctgttagaagttctaggattgcatTCGGCTTTCCCAGGacattacatgttagatatgtgggcactgttaccatactgagaacctccggttctcactcatgcgaattttgtggttttcagatgcaggacgtgaggcttctcgctgaagcatgctggagacttctggattagTGGAGATCCTTAGTTCTCGGGactttatttttggttttatatttttgcttagatacttttatctccactaAATAATACATACTGTTTTgactcctcttagaggttgtTTTGGAAAATAGGTTTTCTGTATTTTCGCCCTTTGGGGTTTCCTTTGGGTTCCttactttatatatatgtatatacttttatgctcggaccggttatcttcgcaaccggatcttgagttttgatatttgtgtttttggcaccctattgtatatatatatattattacgtTAGCTTATCCTTTATTCGTTACGTTATGTTACCattcggagtgttgcgctttcgagttacGATGTTGTTTTATCCCTTTTTTTCACACTACTACaattactaaattttaatttttagaggtcgtaataccttgccaactttgttttatgacttaagcataagacccTGTATGATAGGATGTTACAGAAAGCACGATGCATGCAAGAGGAAATAAGTTACCTTTAACTTCTGCCTTAGCCTGATTTGGTTTCATTTGGGTTATTAGACCTCTGCGTTTCTTGTTTaatccttctctttctttcttctttggtGAACAGCTTAGAGACTaagctttctctctctttctctgaGTTCTGACCGAAGAGGAAAAAGTGAACGTTGCTTTGCTGGAGGCAAATTGGAGGGATTGGCTTGAGAGATGAATTCGGGCTTAGGTCGGTTATAATTCATTTGACCCGTTTTGATTTCTTTGGCCTATCTGATTTTGTTACTTTGATTCCTCTGGGCTGTTACTGCTTTGTAGCCCACTAGCCTTTGTTTTCTTATCTATCTTACTAGGCTGCTGCAACAAGAAATTTTGGCCTGCAACATTTAATCAGAAATAATCAACACTAATTGGTTAATTAGcccaataaaataatatttgtcatcattaattaatttagttaattttttaactcaataactataataaaaataatttttactgATAAATTTTTAGTGGCAATTAAATAATACcactatatattttatttaaattatgtttttgtggcaattataaattttttgttattactATATGTTATAATGACAATTATAAGCTTTTTACGGCTATTAAAATGGTCTTTActgataattatataattattgttaaaacTTTTTAGTGATAGAATATAAGACGGTTAATATCTGATTGCCGATAAATATATTAACAGCtattttattgttgttaaatataaaataaattactgcaaaaaaataattttctagtAGTACAAGTATCGggaatttaaatttttcaagAGATTAGTTTTTAACCtactaaaataaaagatattgtaagaatatatatatatatatatatatatatatatatatatatatatatatatatatatataaaagatacAACTTAACATATCTAATTTAGGACAATATTTATAATAGCAAACCattatatatatctatttttCAAGGTTCAACAATTGAAAACAAACATTAAATTGAATTGAACCAACAGGCTAGTAACATAAACTCATGatcaatacaaataatataCAAAATCATCACATTTGATATTAACATTATTTAGATCATAGTCATATAAATTTATAACAGATCAATGCATTTATATTGTTATTATGGACAAAAAAAATCCATTAGAAGAATCCTCTGCGGCCATAACTATTGTTAAATGGATTATTATGGTATGGAAAACCAAAAAAGCCTCTACCATTATTATGGTTAAAATTTGAATGGTAAAGATAATTTCAAGTATGGCCACCGACGCTGCTTCTCCCAATACCATTCCTATTACTTGCATCATAGAGAAATAGATCATTATATCCTTGTTGGTGTTCATATGATGGATACAAAACAGGGGCATTCTAGTTACCAAATCCTCTGGTATATGGagattttggaaaaaaaatttcttgttatcactctaaaatttaaattttgagcaAAAATCATGAGATCTTTACGTATACGATACAAGGATctatttccaattttttttaaaaatgatagATGAAACCAAAATCAAATCATTCAAAATATCCAAAGTTAatataacattaattaagaaagaCAAAGAAAGCTTACTACCGTGATAAAATGTAGGTGCCACACTCTCAGCTGTAGTCGTAACTGCAGCCTGATTTGCAACAATCTTGactgaaattttatttttcaaagtCTGCTAGAGAACTACAAGAATTTTTTccatctctttatttttttacaacttTGACCAATCATATCCCACTAATTGGTGGTGCTGTTATCATTTTTAATTGTCTTTAAAGATTTAGAAAGAGTTTCAACTCGTTCTTTTTAACGAGATTTTGCATGTCCATCCTAGACATTTCCTCCATGATATAACCAAGGAATTGATTACTACCTTGAGGTTGTTGTTCGTTTGAGAGAGCCATTTTTATTGTCTTTAACGAAGAATCACCATAGTAATAGGCTTTTTCACTTGAAGAATATATGATCAAATCAACACCAGCATCACATAAAGATTTTATGTCATTTTCAGTAAGCCGTCTTTTCTCTTTGTAAAAGAGATTTGACAATTTTTCTTATTCTCAATCCTCTTTATCTCTCTCTTTTGTCTCCCTTTAGTTTTCTTGATCATTTCACCACCATTctccattttcaaaacaagagaTTAGTAGTAACTTAGTGTATGTGATGTGAGTAGTATAGAGTATATATTGTGTAATGATGAAGACTAATGTGTTTCATTATGTTCATATAAACTAATAAATATTTaggatatttaatttttattttactttttgcaTTATTTGTTTCTCTCAGATAATTTATTATCGTTTGATCTTTGACTTTCTCATAAGAACTATGCACACAGATATCAAATACTAATATATGATAATAAAACCAGAGGTTAAAAATTctataatacaaaatataagTGAGAAATATtcttttcgaaaatatattaacatttctatatttttaatctttctcttacatagagaaaaaaatgaaaaatggatTCTCTtaactttttttgttttaattgttTAATAAAGTGTAATTTGTCATCTTGGATCAAGAAAAAATatgtgaaaaaaatattaaatagtaaaaattaaatgatattttactaaacaattataaaaaaatttgagagaaTCCACTCTAAAAGAGAAGTatatttaattagttatttttttattttttattttgccaagaacataagagAAAGTGAGATTTCTTTGCAAGATCGAAACAATACAATTAGGTAAGCAATAAAATTCAATCTTTATTGaatcaacaaaatttaaaatccatttaaaaaaatgtaagaaATACGTCTTTAGATTTAGTGTCTCGTATTTTCTCTCTCTTacatttaaaatacaaaaccaatctctttaaaaataaatgtatttaaatttaaaacaaaatataattcaaaCAAGAGTAAATTACTATTTTACTTTCTAATGTATGGGTTAAGACCGAATTTTATCCCTAACGTTCTATTTTtattctcaaatattttattttgtcttattttagtcttttagtcaaaattaaaattttttcttccaaAAATACCCTTTTCACCTctatttttatctcttttttttcttatagttCTGTCATTTTTACTCATAGATCACTATAATAACTACTATGAACAATTATAATTTTGTtgttatttagaaaaaaatcataatgaaagaaaggatatttttaaaggaacaattttaattttgaccATAGGATTAAAAGAGGACGAAATAAAACAGTTGAGATAAAAAAATAGAACGTTTCaaacataaagacaaaattaagaCTTAACACAAACATTAGCGACTAAATcaatactttactctttaaacaaaaataacaaaccctaaattctaaaatataaatattaaatcctaaaacttaacaattgaaatatttaaattaaaaaaatacaatttgaataaaaataacaaatcttaaattctaaactctaaacactaaaaattaaatcataaaCCCGAAATTCTAAACCTAAATCCTATATCTTATATTCTTTTTATTCTAACATTTTACTTTTTGATACTGTGTGGTTGAACAACGACAAcgacaatgatgatgatgatgatgatgatgattaacTCTACCCACTGTAATTAGTTGACCCATTTAATGAAACAAAGTTAAGATTTTATTATAGTGCATGATTTCTAATGTAGGAACAATCTCTTTATCACATACGTATAATATATAATAGGACACACAACTCTTGTTTACAAGTGGTTGGTTCATTGGTTTGGATTTAATCAATCgctacaaaaaaaatatttttactgaTAAATTTTTAGTGAAAATTACATAATACCactatataatttatttaatttatatttttgtgacAATTATAAATTTGTCGTTATTACTATATGTTATAATGACAATTATATGTTTTTTATGGCTATTAAAATGGTCTTTtttgacaattatataattattgttaaaatatTTTAGCGACAGAATATAAGACAGTTAATGTTTAATTGCCGATAAAAATATCAACGACTATTTTATTGCcgctaaaaataaaataaattactgcaaaaaataatttttctagtAGTACAAGTGTCAGAAATTTAAATCTCTCAAGAGATTAGTTTTTAACCtactaaaataaaagatattgtaagaagatatatataaaaaagatacAACTTAACATATCTAATTTAGGATAATATTTATAATAGCGAACTATAATATATATCTATTTTTTCAAGGTTCAACAATTGAAAAACAAACAGTGAATTGAATTGAACCAATAGGCTAGTAACATAAACCCATGatcaatacaaataatataaaaaacatCATATTGATGTTAACTTTATTTAGAACATAGTCATATAAATTTATAACAGATCAatgcatttatatttttattatcacCAAAAATTCCATTAGAAGAATCTTTCGCATCCATAACCATTGTTAAATGGATTATTATGGTATGGAAAACCAAAAAAGCCTCCACCGTTGTTGTTATAGTTATAATTTGAATGGTAAAGATAATTTTTAGTGTCGTCGCCGCCACTGCTTCTCCCAACACCATTCCTGTTACTTGCATCATAGAAAAATAGATCATTATATCCTTGTTGGTGTTGGTATGATGGATACCAAACAGGGACATTCTGGTTACCAAATCCTCTCGTAGCGTCAAAAGGGTTGACAACGGTAGCAAAGGTTATGTTGGAAAAAGTACTCATACTTCCATGAGCACGGTATGGTCCAATAACTCCAGGATTAACTTGAATTATGGTTTGATCtatttgaaaaacaattaaaataagtcatattgaaaattttaacatttattattAAGATAAAATTGGCCAACAAGATTAACTttgtttaataataaaatttatcaaatttgttaaataatatacaaatttatttattcttgTACCTTTATTTAACAATGGATTTTGCTTAATTGTAGAatctataaatataaatttttttaatagaaaaataaaattttgatgttTTAACTAACAATTTAAGGTTTTAAAGGATTTATATAGATCTCTTTAGTGTATGACACTCGATTATGTCCTTTAtctatacaaaaaataaaaaattattataattctaaaagttaaaattttaataaaaaatataagagaTCTCTACTATATGATCCCTATCTATTATTTCATagctaaaaattttttttggataaaatGGTATATGGAGATTTTGGGAAAAAAATTCTTGTTATcactctaaaatttaaattttgagcaAAATTCATGAGATCTCGTATACGATGCAAGTATTtatttccagtttttttttaaatgatagtTGAAACCAAAATCAAATCATTCAAAATATCCAAAGTTAatataacattaattaagaaagaCAAAGAAAGCTTACCATTGTGATAAAATGTAGATATCACACTCTCAGCTGCAGTCGTAATTGTAGCCTGATTTGCAACAATTTTgagtgaaatttgatttttcaaagtctgcTGGAGAGTTACAAGAATTTTTTcgaattctttatttttttcacaaCTTTGACCAATTGTATCCCACCAGTTGGTGGTGCTGTTGTCAGTTTTAATTGTCTTTAAAATGTTAGAAAGAGTTTCAGCTCGTTCTTTCTCAGCATTTAATCGATCCACAAGTGAATCGTTCTTTTTAACCAGATTATGCATGTCCTTCCTAGACATTTCCTCCATGATGTAACCAAAGAGCTGATTACTATTTTGAGGTTGTTGTTCGTTTGAGAGAGCCATTTTTATTGTCTTTAAAGAAGAATCGCCATAGTAATAGGCTTTTCCACTTGAAGAATATATGATCAAATCAACACCAGCATCACATAAAGATTTTATTTCATTTGCCTTTTTCAGTAAACCGTCTTTTCTCTTTGTAAAAGCGATTTGACAGTTTTTCTTATTCTCGATCCTCTTTATCTCTCTCTTTTGTCTCCCTTTAGTTTTCTTGATCATTTCACCACCATTctccattttcaaaacaagagaTTAGTAGTAATTTAGTGTATGTGATGTGAATAGTATAAAGTATATATTGTGTAATGATGAAGGCTAATGTGTTTCATTATGTTTATATAGACTAATAAATATTTAGGatatttaatttctattttacttTTTGCATTATTTGTTTCTCTCAGATAATTTATTATCGTTTGATCTTTGACTTTCTAATAAGAACTACCACACAGATATCAGATACCAATATATGGTGATAAAATCAGGGATTAAAAAGTCTATAATACATAATTTAAGTGAgaaatattcttttaaaaaatatattaacattTCTATATCTTCAATCTTTCTCTTAtatatagagaaaaaaaaagaaaaatagattttctcaatttgtttttaattgtttaataaAGTGTAATTTGTCATCTTACACTTTTTAAGTAGAATCAAGAAAAAATTTgtgagaaaaaatattaaatggtaaaaattaaatgatattttactaaataattaaaaaaaatttttgaaagaatcCGCTCTAAAAGAGGAGTATATTTAATtcgttatttttttatatttttattttgctaAGAACATAAGAGAAAGTGAAGTTTCTTTACAAGACCGAAATAATACAATTAGGAAATCCATTTAAATGAATGTGAGAAATATATCTTTAGATTTAGTGTCTCGTATTTTCTCTGTCTTacatttaaaatacaaaactaatctctctaaaaataaatgtatttaaatttaaaataaaatataattcaaacaagagtaaaatactattttactttttaatatatGGGTTAAGACCGAATTTTTTTTCTAAGGTTCTATTTTTATCCCCAaacattttattttgtcttattttagtcttttggttaaaattaaaaaattttcttctaAGAATACCCTTTTCACCTCTATTTTTagcttttttttatcttatagtTCTATCATTTTTGCTCATAGATCACTATAATAGCTATTatgaataattataatttttgtcgttatttagaaaaaaatcataataaaataaatgatatttttaaaaagaaaaattttaattttaaccaAAAGATTAAAAGAGGACGAAATAAAACAgttgagataaaaaaaaatagaacgttttaaacataaaaacaaaattaatactTAACACAAATGTTAGCAACTAAATcaatactttactctttaaaaaaaataacatatcctaaattccaaaatataaatattaaatcctaaaacttaacaatcaaaatatttaaattaaaaaaaataatttgaataaaaataacaaatcttaaattttaaactctaaACATTAAACATTAAATCATAAACCTAAAATTCTTAAACCTAAATCTTATATCCTatattctttttattctatcatattactttttaatattgtgtGGTTGAACAACGACAAcgacaataataataatgatgatgatatgaAATATTAATTAACAATACAATTTATATAGTTAATTTTAAGTGATTTAGCGGTGATCCAAATGTTTGTAAAaatgctttctttaattttagagtagaattttgcATTATTGGCTTAGAATTGATAACTTAGGTGACTTTGAGTCGTTGATGTCTAATATTGATTGGTAATTTAATTTAGGGTTATTAGTTGATTTTGTTTTCACTgacgctagtctttcactaagtcTAATTAGTGAGTTACCTAGGACTTGTGAATTAAGATCAATTATGCCCATTTGACTTTCTTCCGATGTTTGGGGATGACGAAGTAGGATCAACTCTTCTTAATTGTCATATTTGTGGTCAATGACTTGGATAGGAACCCTTAATTCTTAATCCTTGCCAAGATGCTTTTTTAGCATTTGAATTCCTTATTtgctttttaatttcttgttatttaatttcttgtcttTTGCCATCAAAACCCCTTTTTTTCATAACTAATGATACTACGCACACTTTACTGCAATTTCTTTGAGAGACGATccagaatttaaaatttttggtttttattgaTTTGTATTGTGACAATCTTTTAAACTCTGACACAGGTCATTTGTTGGTTTGGAACTATACTATCGAcgaaattacttttttttttttaaattttgaaccGACGTTTGCACgcca
The Arachis stenosperma cultivar V10309 chromosome 7, arast.V10309.gnm1.PFL2, whole genome shotgun sequence genome window above contains:
- the LOC130939412 gene encoding MADS-box transcription factor 4-like; the encoded protein is MENGGEMIKKTKGRQKREIKRIENKKNCQIAFTKRKDGLLKKANEIKSLCDAGVDLIIYSSSGKAYYYGDSSLKTIKMALSNEQQPQNSNQLFGYIMEEMSRKDMHNLVKKNDSLVDRLNAEKERAETLSNILKTIKTDNSTTNWWDTIGQSCEKNKEFEKILVTLQQTLKNQISLKIVANQATITTAAESVISTFYHNDQTIIQVNPGVIGPYRAHGSMSTFSNITFATVVNPFDATRGFGNQNVPVWYPSYQHQQGYNDLFFYDASNRNGVGRSSGGDDTKNYLYHSNYNYNNNGGGFFGFPYHNNPFNNGYGCERFF